The DNA sequence TGTAATGCATAGAACTTGTGATGCTTTAGAAATCTCGAAAATTTTCTCTGCAATTGCTTGTGCTACCCTACCACTTACACCGGTATCCACTTCGTCAAAAATTACACTTGTCACACCTTGATGTCTTGCAAAAATATTTTTGAGCGCAAGCATGATCCGTGACAGTTCTCCCCCAGATGCAACTTTGTTCAATTCTTTTGGAGGTTCACCAGGGTTAGCTGAAATTAGAAACTGTACCTGATCAAATCCATTGGCGTTCAGTCTTGCTGAACCGGTTTGAAGCGCTTCAAGAATCTGCGCGTCCGTATCATGCCATTCCGGATTGAACCGTATAACGAACTTCGCTTTCTCAAGATAGAGACCTTGAAGTTCTTCATGAATGGCCACCATTAATTCCGCAGCTGCAGCCGATCGGATTTCATGCAAATGTTTAGCTTCAAGGAACGCATCATGCGTAAGCTCCCGAATTTCATTTTCAAGTTCATTTAGATGGACATCTTTATTTGTGATCTGTTCCAGTTCTTCTTCAACCTTTGCCAGATATTCCAACATTTCATTTACAGTAGATCCGTACTTTCGCTTCAAGCGGCTTATTTCATCTAAACGTGCTTCTATATCATTGAGACGTCCTTCATCATATTGCATCTGGTCACTATAATTACGGATATCATAGGAAAGTTCTTCAATTGCATAATAGGCATTGGACAGTGCTTCAGCTTTTTGAGAAATAAACTCATCAGCATCCTGCTGTTCCTGAAGAGCCTGTTCCGCTATGCGTACCCATTCAATTCCCCTTTGCTCTCCATACAGCGCATTGTAAGCCGTCTGCAAACTTTTATGAACCTTTTCGAAGTTGGCGAGCCTGTTACGTTCATTCTCCAATTCCACATCTTCATTTGGCTGGAGTTCTGCTTGTTCAAGCTCTTTCTTTTGGAAAGCGAGCAAATCTTGGCGATGACTCATTTCCTGTTCATTTTTACTCCAGCTTTTATAACGGAGTTTTAGCTCGGTTAAGCGTTCATACAGCTTTCTGTATTCTTCCTTCGCCACGCTGATCTGTTCAGGCCGAAAAGCGTCAAGCAGTTCAATATGGTTGTCAGGTTCCATTAAAGACTGCGTCTCATGCTGACTATGGATATCAATGAGCGTTTTTCCAAACTCACGTAGAATCGCCAGAGTAACAAGCTTTCCATTTACTCTGCATATGCTTTTTCCGCCAGAAGTGATTGTACGCTGCAGAACAGCCATCCCATCCGAAATCTCAACACCGTAAGCAGACCCCGCCTCATAAATTGGATGATCATCCCTGTCAATAAGGAACAGGCCTTCGATTTCTGCCTTCTTTGCACCATGCCGGACAAATTCAACTGAACCGCGGCCTCCAGCAAGCAATTGTATGGCATCAATAATAATTGATTTCCCCGCACCTGTTTCTCCAGTTAGTACGGTTAAACCTTCCTGAAAAGTAACGGATGTTTTATCAATGATCGCAAAATCCTGTATGGACAACTCAGCAAGCATTGTCTCACCTCCCCAGTTCAAACCTTAAAGCATGTTTATGAAACGTTCCTTTATTGTTAGGGCATCTTCTTCAGTCCTGCAAATAATTAGACATGTATCATCACCGCAAATTGTCCCCATAATTTCTTCCCAGTTCAGATTGTCTATGAGAGCACCCACTGCCTGCGCATTGCCCGGCAATGTTTTCAATACGATAAAATGACTCGCATGGTCAATTTTCAAAAAGGCATCCATGACGAGCCTTTTCAACTTGTCCAGAGGATTGAAACGCTGGTCTGCAGGAAGACTGTATTTATATTTCCCGAAAAGTGACGGGACTTTAACTAGATGAAGTTCTTTTATATCTCGTGATACCGTAGCTTGGGTTACATTGTACCCGGCAGCTTTAAGCATATCCACGAGTTCATCCTGAGTCTCTACTTCATTATCAGCGATCAACTCGCGAATTTTCACATGTCTTTGGATCTTGCTCATTTGTTTATTATCCTCCAGTACTATTCCGTCGCTTTTAAAGCTGCATGTGCTTCAGCAACGGTGTGCTCAATGTCAATTTCTACATCTGGCACTTCTTCGGCTTTCCATTTAAAGTGTGCAAGGAATTCTATATTTCCATCGCCACCGGTAATCGGCGAGTATGTAAGACCACACACTACATAGCCAAGGTTCTTTGCAAACGAAAGAATATCTTTGATGACTGCAGCATGAACTTTTGCATCTCGAACAATTCCCTTTTTCCCGACCTGTTCTCGTCCGGCTTCAAATTGCGGCTTAATTAGAGCAATAATATCACTACGCTCATCCAGAATTTCTGCCAATGGGGGCAGCATAAGCTTTAGAGAAATAAAGGAAACGTCTATGGAAGCTAGATCAGGTGCCCCTTTTGTAAACATATCAGGTGTTGCATGGCGAAAATTAGTGCGTTCCATAACGACGACACGATCGTCGCTGCGCAATTTCCAGTCGAGCTGATTATAGCCTACATCAACTGCATAGCATAGTTTTGCACCATTTTGCAGTGCACAGTCCGTAAATCCTCCCGTTGATGAGCCAACATCAATCATTGTACGGCCTTCTGGTGAAATCGGGAAAACTTGCAGTGCACGCTCAAGCTTAAGACCACCTCGGCCTACATACGGTATGACCCGGCCTTTTATTTCCAATGGAATATCGTCTTCAACTTTTACACCCGGCTTGTCCATTCTCTCGGTTCCGGAAAATACGAGGCCAGCCATGATAGCTCGTTTCGCTTTTTCCCTTGTTTCAATTAATTCTCTTTCAACGAGTAGTACATCAAGTCTTTTCTTTCCCATAGTCGCCTTCCTTTATTAAGCATGTTCACGCTCTAATACAAGTCTTGTACATTGTTCAGCAATCACATTTTCAGTTAGACCGGCAGCAGTCCGCAGCTCTTCATCACTGCCTATCCCATAAAATATGTCATCTAGTCCTAGCCGGCGAATAATTGAGCCACTATATCCATGGTCAGCTGCATATTCAAGTACTGAACTCCCAAAGCCTCCAGCCAGAACACTCTCTTCCAGTGTAAGAATCGGAATTTGTTGCTTAAATAAACTTTCAAGGAGAGCCTCGTCAAGCGGTTTAATAAACCTTGCGTTGATCACCATGATGCTTAGACCACATTCAGCTAAACTTTCTGCTGTATTCATTGCCTTTCTAAGAATAGGACCAAAAGTAATGATTGCTGCATCTGTCCCATTTTTAAGGACTTGCCATTTGCCAATTTCAAGTTTCTTTATCGGCTCTACACCAAGCCAGTCATCAACTTTGCCACGCGGATAGCGAAGCGCAATCGGTCCTTCTGAGTACTCGAGCGCAAACCTTGTCATCATATTACACTCGACTTCGCATGAGGGCATCATGAGTATCATATTCGGCAGGCTGCGAAGAAAGGCAATATCAAAAACACCGTGATGTGAATCACCATCAGCTCCTGAAAATCCTGCACGGTCAATTCCGAATGCGACGTTTAAATTTTGTCGGCACACATCATGAACTACCTGATCATAGCCACGTTGCAGAAAGGTAGAATAGATCGGTAAGAACACCTTGCCTCCTGCATTCGCCATTCCGGCTGCCAATGTCACAGCATGCTGTTCGGCAATTCCTGTATCAATCAGGCGATCCGGATACCGATCCCCGAATTCAACCAGCCGGGAGCCAACAATCATGGCAGGTGTGATCACTGTGAAAAAGTTGGTTTCTGCTATATCAAGAAGTGCATCAGCCACTGTTTGACTGTAATCTTTCAAAGTTATATCAGTAGTTGTTGGCTCACCTGTATAAGGATCATATGGTGCGACCCCATGCCCTTTTGAAAGCAGATCATTTTCTGCAGGCAGCCAGCCTTTGCCTTTTTCTGTTCGCACATGGATAAAAACTGGGCTATCAGTTAATTTTGCTTCCTGAAAACAATCAATCAGTTCGGATATGCAATGGCCATTAACTGGGCCTAAATAATGAATCCCAATCTTTTCGAAAAATGTTTTCCTGAAATGCAAATCATCATCGGCGAAAAAGTTCTTAAGCGCTCCAATATTCGGCGAAATTGACATGCCATTATCATTCAGCACTACAGTCACTTTCCGTCCGCTATCTCCCAAATGGTTAAGTGCTTCCATGGCCATTCCGCCAGTTAGCGCCCCATCACCGATTATTGCAATGACATGGCCGCTTCTTCCGGTATTGTCACGGACGATTGCATGACCTAGTGCAGCAGAAAGGGAGGTGGAACTGTGCCCCGCCTCCCAAATGTCGTGGACACTTTCTCCTCGATGAATAAAACCGGACATGCCACTCTTCTTTCTCAAAAAAGGAAACATTGAAGAACGGCCAGTCAGGATTTTATGAACGTATGTCTGATGCCCAATATCCCAGATTAACTGATCCTCAGGACTATTATATATCTTATGAAGAGCGATTGTCAGTTCGCATACTCCAAGATTAGAGCCAAGATGTCCGCCTGTCTTGGAAAGCTGGCCAATTAAAAAAGAACGAATTTCACTAGCCAGGTTCTCCAATTGCTCAACATCCAGCTCTTTCAAGAAAGCTGGACTTTCAATTGACGATATTTCCATCCATGCCACTCCTTTGTTCATGAAGTACGCTAGAAATAACAACAGACATACCAAAACCAATTTTAATTACACCATTGCCGAAGCTGGTAAATTCATCTACATTCAAAAAGATCGGCTCAATTTCTTTTACTCCACAAGACCCGTTGCCGCCATCCCATGAATGGTCATTACTGTAATGAAGTTAATGCCATCATCAGAATATCAACAATGATCAGATCAAGAAAAAACAGCCGCTAGCACAAATGTGATAACGGCAACAATCGTTCTAAATTTTAAGAAATCACTATGATCCATTATAACACAGCCCCGAAGACGCAAACCAACAAGTAGATCAGTGATCTCGTCTGCTGATGTGATCAATCAACAGCATCAAATAGGAGTCAGCAGCGCCCGCTTCTACAAGAGCTGTTTTTGCTTTTTGCACATAAATCTCTTTCATTTCCTCAGCTCCATCTAAACCGAGAAGCTTCGGATAAGTACTTTTTTCATTGGCAACATCACTGCCAACGGGTTTGCCCAGCTT is a window from the Aciduricibacillus chroicocephali genome containing:
- the recN gene encoding DNA repair protein RecN, coding for MLAELSIQDFAIIDKTSVTFQEGLTVLTGETGAGKSIIIDAIQLLAGGRGSVEFVRHGAKKAEIEGLFLIDRDDHPIYEAGSAYGVEISDGMAVLQRTITSGGKSICRVNGKLVTLAILREFGKTLIDIHSQHETQSLMEPDNHIELLDAFRPEQISVAKEEYRKLYERLTELKLRYKSWSKNEQEMSHRQDLLAFQKKELEQAELQPNEDVELENERNRLANFEKVHKSLQTAYNALYGEQRGIEWVRIAEQALQEQQDADEFISQKAEALSNAYYAIEELSYDIRNYSDQMQYDEGRLNDIEARLDEISRLKRKYGSTVNEMLEYLAKVEEELEQITNKDVHLNELENEIRELTHDAFLEAKHLHEIRSAAAAELMVAIHEELQGLYLEKAKFVIRFNPEWHDTDAQILEALQTGSARLNANGFDQVQFLISANPGEPPKELNKVASGGELSRIMLALKNIFARHQGVTSVIFDEVDTGVSGRVAQAIAEKIFEISKASQVLCITHLPQVAAMSDTHKLISKTQTDERTETSVRELNTDEKIDELSRMITGASLTDTAKIHAKEMLELANHFKLKTAES
- the ahrC gene encoding transcriptional regulator AhrC/ArgR, coding for MSKIQRHVKIRELIADNEVETQDELVDMLKAAGYNVTQATVSRDIKELHLVKVPSLFGKYKYSLPADQRFNPLDKLKRLVMDAFLKIDHASHFIVLKTLPGNAQAVGALIDNLNWEEIMGTICGDDTCLIICRTEEDALTIKERFINML
- a CDS encoding TlyA family RNA methyltransferase, giving the protein MGKKRLDVLLVERELIETREKAKRAIMAGLVFSGTERMDKPGVKVEDDIPLEIKGRVIPYVGRGGLKLERALQVFPISPEGRTMIDVGSSTGGFTDCALQNGAKLCYAVDVGYNQLDWKLRSDDRVVVMERTNFRHATPDMFTKGAPDLASIDVSFISLKLMLPPLAEILDERSDIIALIKPQFEAGREQVGKKGIVRDAKVHAAVIKDILSFAKNLGYVVCGLTYSPITGGDGNIEFLAHFKWKAEEVPDVEIDIEHTVAEAHAALKATE
- a CDS encoding 1-deoxy-D-xylulose-5-phosphate synthase, whose translation is MEISSIESPAFLKELDVEQLENLASEIRSFLIGQLSKTGGHLGSNLGVCELTIALHKIYNSPEDQLIWDIGHQTYVHKILTGRSSMFPFLRKKSGMSGFIHRGESVHDIWEAGHSSTSLSAALGHAIVRDNTGRSGHVIAIIGDGALTGGMAMEALNHLGDSGRKVTVVLNDNGMSISPNIGALKNFFADDDLHFRKTFFEKIGIHYLGPVNGHCISELIDCFQEAKLTDSPVFIHVRTEKGKGWLPAENDLLSKGHGVAPYDPYTGEPTTTDITLKDYSQTVADALLDIAETNFFTVITPAMIVGSRLVEFGDRYPDRLIDTGIAEQHAVTLAAGMANAGGKVFLPIYSTFLQRGYDQVVHDVCRQNLNVAFGIDRAGFSGADGDSHHGVFDIAFLRSLPNMILMMPSCEVECNMMTRFALEYSEGPIALRYPRGKVDDWLGVEPIKKLEIGKWQVLKNGTDAAIITFGPILRKAMNTAESLAECGLSIMVINARFIKPLDEALLESLFKQQIPILTLEESVLAGGFGSSVLEYAADHGYSGSIIRRLGLDDIFYGIGSDEELRTAAGLTENVIAEQCTRLVLEREHA